The following are from one region of the Notolabrus celidotus isolate fNotCel1 unplaced genomic scaffold, fNotCel1.pri scaffold_140_arrow_ctg1, whole genome shotgun sequence genome:
- the ccne2 gene encoding G1/S-specific cyclin-E2 — MRSEQLRADADIRIGAGATADAFIHSTQRSGAIKQVNKMSRRSGRITLQARDSNTPEPIVKPALKRRKSEPSKKKLQPAAKKQSYEIQKCWSEDGASPCVLIETPHKELEPSDQSGFKQYRFKNLFIKASPIPRLSWASSDDVWIKMLNKDLKYVHDKSYLQKHPKLQPKMRAILLDWLLEVSEVYSLHRQTAYLAQDYFDRYMLTQEDVSKESLQLIGITALFIASKMEEIYPPKIVEFAYVTDGACDMWDIQQTELLLLKALEWNLCPETPVSWLKLYAQVEAQREGENFLEPQFSQESYIQITQLLDLCMMDIGSLDYNYSVLAAAAFCHFSTFDVVHKVSGLTWESVAPCVRWMSPFMDALRSEASPQLKNFPKVKADDRHNIQTHVSYLDLLRKAQERQIDSPDCQLSPLAAGAMLTPPKSTEKPANH; from the exons ATGCGCAGTGAGCAGCTGCGGGCAGATGCGGATATAAGGATTGGCGCCGGCGCCACAGCTgatgcattcattcattcaacacAGAGGAG TGGAGCCATAAAACAAGTCAACAAAATGTCCAGACGCAG CGGTCGCATCACTTTGCAAGCTAGAGATTCAAACACACCCGAGCCGATCGTCAAACCTGcgctgaagaggaggaagtcaGAG CCTTCAAAGAAGAAGCTTCAACCTGCAGCCAAGAAACAGAGCTATGAGATCCAG AAGTGTTGGTCGGAGGACGGAGCGAGTCCCTGCGTCCTCATCGAGACTCCCCACAAAGAGCTGGAGCCTTCGGATCAGTCCGGCTTCAAGCAGTACCGCTTCAAGAACCTCTTCATCAAGGCCTCCCCCATCCCTCGACTCAG CTGGGCCAGTTCAGACGACGTTTGGATCAAGATGCTGAACAAAGACCTGAAGTACGTTCATGATAAGAGTTACCTGCAGAAGCATCCCAAACTGCAGCCCAAGATGAGAGCCATCCTGCTGGACTGGCTGCTCGAG gTGAGCGAGGTGTACAGCCTCCATCGGCAGACGGCGTACCTGGCTCAGGATTACTTCGACCGGTACATGCTGACTCAGGAAGACGTCAGCAAAGAGTCCCTGCAGCTCATCGGCATCACGGCGCTCTTTATCGCATCAAAAATGGAG gaAATCTACCCTCCTAAGATCGTGGAGTTCGCCTACGTGACGGACGGAGCCTGTGACATGTGGGACATCCAGCAGACGGAGCTCCTCCTGCTGAAG GCGCTGGAATGGAACCTGTGTCCGGAGACGCCGGTCTCGTGGCTGAAGCTGTACGCTCAGGTGGAAGctcagagggaaggagagaactTCCTGGAGCCACAGTTTTCTCAGGAATCGTACATCCAGatcacacag CTGTTGGATCTCTGTATGATGGACATCGGCTCGTTGGACTACAACTACAGCgtcctggctgctgctgctttctgccACTTCTCCACGTTTGATGTCGTCCACAAAGTCTCAG GCCTGACGTGGGAGAGCGTGGCGCCCTGCGTTCGGTGGATGAGTCCCTTCATGGACGCGCTGAGATCTGAAGCGTCGCCTCAACTCAAGAACTTCCCCAAAGTCAAAGCTGACGACAGACACAACATCCAGACGCACGTGTCGTACCTCGACCTGCTG aggaaagCTCAGGAGCGTCAGATCGACAGTCCCGACTGTCAGCTGTCCCCCCTCGCCGCGGGAGCGATGCTGACCCCGCCCAAAAGCACAGAAAAACCAGCCAATCACTGA